One genomic segment of Bacteroides caccae includes these proteins:
- a CDS encoding DUF3098 domain-containing protein, whose amino-acid sequence MSDKQKFAFDKVNFILLAVGMAIVIIGFLLMTGPSSSETVFEPDIFSARRIKVAPVVCLFGFLSMIYAVLRKPKTKIE is encoded by the coding sequence ATGTCTGACAAGCAGAAATTTGCCTTTGATAAAGTGAACTTTATCTTGCTAGCGGTAGGAATGGCGATTGTTATTATCGGGTTTCTATTGATGACAGGACCTTCGTCGTCCGAAACGGTCTTTGAACCTGATATTTTCAGTGCACGTAGAATTAAGGTGGCGCCTGTCGTTTGCCTGTTCGGTTTCTTGTCGATGATTTATGCGGTATTGCGCAAACCTAAAACTAAAATAGAATAA
- a CDS encoding undecaprenyl-diphosphate phosphatase: protein MSWLEALILGLIQGLTEYLPVSSSGHLAIGSALFGIQGEENLAFTIVVHVATVCSTLVILWKEIDWIFRGLFKFRMNEETRYVINILISMIPIGIVGVFFKDYVEEIFGSGLLIVGCMLLLTAALLTFSYYYKPRQKEKISMKDALIIGIAQACAVMPGLSRSGSTIATGLLLGDNKAKLAQFSFLMVIPPILGEALLDGMKMMKGEDVVGDIPALSLIVGFMAAFIAGCLACKWMINIVKKGKLIYFAIYCAIAGLVTIILS from the coding sequence ATGAGTTGGTTGGAAGCATTAATCCTTGGACTGATTCAGGGATTGACAGAATATTTGCCTGTAAGTAGCAGTGGGCATTTGGCTATCGGGTCGGCATTGTTTGGGATACAGGGTGAAGAGAATTTGGCATTTACAATTGTAGTGCATGTGGCTACGGTATGCAGTACATTGGTGATTCTTTGGAAAGAGATAGATTGGATTTTCCGCGGGTTATTCAAGTTCCGGATGAACGAGGAGACGCGCTACGTGATTAATATATTGATCTCAATGATACCAATCGGTATTGTGGGAGTATTCTTTAAAGACTATGTAGAAGAAATATTTGGCTCGGGACTGCTGATTGTGGGCTGTATGTTGTTGTTGACGGCTGCCCTGCTGACTTTCTCGTACTATTACAAGCCGCGTCAAAAAGAAAAAATCTCGATGAAAGATGCGCTTATTATCGGTATTGCCCAGGCTTGTGCAGTAATGCCGGGATTGTCCCGTTCGGGTTCTACCATCGCTACGGGATTACTGTTGGGAGACAACAAAGCGAAGTTGGCGCAATTCTCTTTCCTTATGGTTATTCCGCCCATTCTGGGTGAGGCATTGCTTGACGGTATGAAGATGATGAAAGGGGAGGACGTAGTGGGAGACATTCCTGCATTGTCGTTGATTGTAGGTTTTATGGCTGCTTTCATAGCCGGTTGCCTGGCTTGTAAGTGGATGATAAACATAGTGAAGAAAGGAAAGCTGATCTATTTCGCAATCTATTGTGCGATAGCAGGATTGGTAACGATTATATTGAGCTGA
- the truB gene encoding tRNA pseudouridine(55) synthase TruB codes for MNFKKGEVLFFNKPLGWTSFKVVGHARYHICRRIGVKKLKVGHAGTLDPLATGVMIVCTGKATKRIEEFQYHTKEYVATLRLGATTPSYDLEHEIDATYPTGHITRELVEEVLTHFIGTIEQVPPAFSACMVDGKRAYELARKGEEVELKAKQLVIDEIELLECRLEEPEPMIRIRVVCSKGTYIRALARDIGEALHSGAHLTGLIRTRVGDVRLEDCLDPALFKEWIDGQEIENDEENN; via the coding sequence ATGAATTTTAAAAAAGGCGAAGTACTGTTTTTTAATAAACCTCTTGGCTGGACTTCATTTAAGGTGGTAGGGCACGCCCGCTATCATATCTGTCGCCGGATAGGGGTGAAAAAACTAAAGGTCGGCCATGCCGGCACGTTGGACCCTCTTGCAACGGGGGTGATGATTGTATGCACAGGCAAGGCTACAAAGCGGATTGAAGAGTTTCAATATCACACGAAGGAGTACGTTGCGACACTCCGGTTGGGTGCTACTACCCCGTCGTATGATTTGGAGCATGAGATAGATGCCACCTACCCTACCGGACATATCACGAGGGAACTGGTGGAAGAAGTGTTGACGCACTTTATCGGAACGATAGAACAGGTACCTCCTGCCTTCTCCGCCTGTATGGTGGACGGCAAGCGTGCTTACGAGCTGGCACGTAAAGGTGAGGAAGTCGAACTAAAGGCGAAACAGCTTGTTATCGACGAGATTGAATTGTTGGAATGCCGTTTGGAAGAACCGGAACCGATGATTCGGATTCGTGTGGTATGCAGCAAGGGGACTTATATCCGCGCACTGGCACGCGACATTGGCGAGGCGCTCCATAGCGGGGCTCATCTCACAGGGTTGATTCGTACCCGTGTAGGCGATGTCCGTTTGGAAGACTGTTTGGATCCCGCACTTTTTAAAGAGTGGATCGACGGGCAGGAGATAGAAAATGATGAAGAAAATAATTAA
- the queA gene encoding tRNA preQ1(34) S-adenosylmethionine ribosyltransferase-isomerase QueA → MKLSQFKFKLPEDKIALHPTKYRDESRLMVLHRNTGKIEHRMFKDVLDYFDDKDVFIFNDTKVFPARLYGNKEKTGARIEVFLLRELNEELRLWDVLVDPARKIRIGNKLYFGPDDSMVAEVIDNTTSRGRTLRFLYDGPHDEFKKALYALGETPLPHSIINRPVEPEDAERFQSIFAKKEGAVTAPTASLHFSRELMKRLEIKGIDFAYITLHAGLGNFRDIDVEDLTKHKMDSEQMLVDEAAVKTVNRAKDTGRNVCAVGTTVMRAIESAVSTDGHLKEFEGWTNKFIFPPYEFTVANSMISNFHMPLSTLLMIVAAFGGYEQVMDAYHVALKEGYRFGTYGDAMLILDK, encoded by the coding sequence ATGAAGCTATCACAATTCAAATTTAAGTTACCCGAGGATAAAATCGCTTTGCATCCTACGAAGTATAGAGATGAGTCGCGTTTGATGGTATTGCATCGTAATACAGGTAAAATTGAACACAGGATGTTCAAGGATGTATTGGACTACTTTGATGATAAAGATGTGTTTATATTCAACGATACAAAGGTGTTCCCTGCTCGTTTGTACGGTAATAAAGAAAAGACGGGTGCTCGTATTGAAGTATTCTTATTGCGTGAGTTGAACGAAGAACTCCGTCTGTGGGATGTGCTCGTAGACCCGGCGCGTAAAATCCGTATTGGTAATAAATTGTATTTCGGTCCGGATGATTCAATGGTGGCCGAAGTAATTGATAATACCACTTCTCGTGGTCGTACGCTTCGTTTCCTGTATGACGGACCGCATGATGAATTTAAGAAGGCTTTGTATGCTTTGGGCGAAACTCCGCTCCCCCACTCTATTATCAATCGTCCTGTAGAACCGGAAGATGCCGAACGTTTCCAGTCTATCTTCGCGAAGAAAGAAGGCGCGGTGACTGCCCCGACAGCTAGCTTGCACTTCAGTCGTGAATTGATGAAACGTCTGGAAATTAAGGGAATAGACTTTGCCTATATCACCTTACATGCCGGCCTGGGCAACTTCCGTGACATTGATGTAGAAGACTTGACGAAGCACAAAATGGACTCGGAACAGATGCTTGTGGACGAAGCGGCGGTGAAAACTGTCAATCGTGCCAAGGATACCGGTAGAAACGTATGTGCGGTAGGTACTACGGTGATGCGGGCTATCGAGAGTGCAGTCAGCACCGACGGACATTTGAAAGAATTTGAAGGTTGGACAAATAAGTTCATCTTCCCGCCGTACGAATTTACTGTGGCTAACTCGATGATTTCCAATTTTCATATGCCTCTTTCTACACTCCTGATGATTGTAGCCGCTTTCGGCGGATACGAGCAGGTAATGGACGCTTATCACGTAGCATTGAAAGAAGGTTACCGTTTCGGTACTTATGGCGATGCAATGCTGATTTTGGACAAATAA
- the folK gene encoding 2-amino-4-hydroxy-6-hydroxymethyldihydropteridine diphosphokinase: MAEVYVGLGTNLGDKEQNLRDAVQKIEEQIGKVVSLSAFYVTAPWGFASENSFLNAAACVDTDLSPLEVLRETQLIERELGRIKKSVDGVYSDRLIDIDLLLYDDLVLSVTSPSGAALNLPHPLMTERDFVMRPLAEIAPDVVHPVLGRTIKELISSSCRQ, from the coding sequence ATGGCGGAAGTATATGTAGGACTCGGTACTAACCTGGGTGATAAAGAACAGAATCTCCGGGATGCCGTGCAGAAAATAGAAGAGCAGATAGGGAAAGTTGTTTCCCTGTCTGCTTTTTACGTTACTGCTCCGTGGGGCTTTGCTTCTGAAAACAGTTTCCTGAATGCTGCCGCTTGTGTAGACACGGATTTATCTCCTTTAGAGGTCTTGCGGGAGACGCAACTAATTGAACGAGAGTTAGGGCGCATCAAGAAGTCTGTTGACGGAGTATATAGCGACCGTCTGATTGATATTGACCTCTTGCTTTACGATGATCTGGTGCTCTCTGTTACTTCTCCTTCCGGGGCAGCACTGAATCTCCCCCACCCTCTAATGACGGAGCGCGATTTTGTGATGCGGCCACTGGCAGAAATTGCGCCGGACGTGGTACACCCGGTATTGGGAAGGACGATAAAAGAGCTCATTTCTTCTTCCTGTCGGCAATAA
- the metK gene encoding methionine adenosyltransferase encodes MGYLFTSESVSEGHPDKVADQISDAVLDKLLAYDPSSKVACETLVTTGQVVLAGEVKTKAYVDLQLIAREVIKKIGYTKGEYMFESNSCGVLSAIHEQSPDINRGVERQDPMEQGAGDQGMMFGYATNETENYMPLSLDLAHRILQVLADIRREGKVMTYLRPDAKSQVTIEYDDNGTPVRIDTIVVSTQHDDFIQPENDSEVAQLKADEEMLSIIRRDVIEILMPRVIASIHHDKVLALFNDKIVYHVNPTGKFVIGGPHGDTGLTGRKIIVDTYGGKGAHGGGAFSGKDPSKVDRSAAYAARHIAKNMVAAGVADEMLVQVSYAIGVARPINIFVDTYGRSHVNMTDGEIARVIDQLFDLRPKAIEERLKLRNPIYQETAAYGHMGREPQVVTKKFSSRYEGDKTVEVELFTWEKLDYVDKIKAAFGL; translated from the coding sequence ATGGGATACTTATTTACATCCGAATCGGTGTCAGAAGGACACCCCGACAAGGTAGCCGATCAGATATCGGACGCCGTGCTTGACAAACTGTTGGCTTACGACCCCAGTTCGAAAGTAGCTTGCGAAACACTAGTAACTACCGGACAAGTAGTATTAGCGGGTGAAGTGAAAACAAAAGCGTACGTTGACCTACAACTCATCGCACGCGAGGTGATTAAGAAAATCGGTTATACCAAAGGAGAGTACATGTTCGAAAGTAACTCTTGCGGTGTACTTTCCGCTATTCACGAGCAGAGTCCCGATATCAACCGTGGTGTAGAACGTCAGGATCCGATGGAACAGGGTGCAGGCGACCAAGGTATGATGTTCGGTTATGCAACGAACGAAACGGAAAACTACATGCCGCTTTCTCTTGATCTGGCACACCGTATTCTGCAAGTGCTGGCCGACATCCGTCGCGAAGGCAAGGTAATGACTTACCTCCGTCCCGACGCCAAGAGTCAGGTGACTATTGAATATGACGATAACGGAACTCCTGTTCGCATTGATACAATTGTTGTCTCTACACAGCATGATGATTTTATTCAGCCGGAGAATGACTCGGAAGTCGCTCAGTTGAAAGCTGATGAAGAAATGCTGTCTATCATTCGTCGTGATGTGATTGAAATTCTGATGCCTCGCGTGATTGCTTCTATTCATCACGATAAAGTGCTGGCTCTGTTCAATGACAAGATTGTCTATCATGTTAACCCGACCGGAAAGTTTGTCATCGGTGGTCCTCACGGAGATACCGGTCTGACCGGACGTAAGATTATCGTTGATACCTACGGCGGTAAAGGTGCTCACGGTGGTGGCGCTTTCTCCGGAAAAGACCCTAGTAAGGTGGACCGTAGCGCAGCTTATGCAGCTCGTCATATCGCTAAGAATATGGTTGCAGCAGGTGTGGCAGACGAAATGCTTGTACAGGTAAGTTATGCTATCGGTGTGGCTCGTCCGATTAATATTTTTGTGGATACTTACGGCCGTTCTCATGTGAACATGACTGATGGCGAGATTGCACGCGTTATCGACCAGCTGTTCGATCTTCGTCCGAAAGCAATCGAGGAACGTCTGAAACTTCGTAACCCGATTTATCAGGAAACGGCAGCTTATGGTCACATGGGACGCGAACCACAAGTGGTAACGAAGAAGTTTTCTTCTCGTTATGAAGGTGACAAAACAGTGGAAGTGGAACTCTTTACATGGGAGAAACTCGACTACGTTGATAAGATTAAAGCAGCTTTCGGTCTGTAA
- a CDS encoding tetratricopeptide repeat protein: MEVSPDSALSILESISSPQKLSRADRALYALLLTQARHKNYVPLDDDSLIKTAVDYYGDRDKSLRAAQAHYYWGATYRDMGRTSFAVEEYLKAIRLMPEQNEFLAMIYDNLAECYEEEDLDDVAMEAYRKAYQILKGGVGQIYPLRGMARVFLLQNEKDSALYYYQQALDCAVAVQDSALMEVLYYDLATIYNEEKNYIQANKYVSKAIETMGQNKSIAYLLKAKIMLNMNNLDSTNYFFSKDIDRLDIYGKAICYNGMYQVAKRKGEWKAAVDNLDTYVMLYDSIQGISDNEELVRLMDNYQLEEYKRKLSEHTRTLIMSLVVVFISLMIICLFLFLWNDRKRKKYYIALQHELNQKRIDTMLLKEETFSGSNKEDINKKLSELREEQLQLCISVFQTTDCYRKLEALENATPKQLLLMHNLRTEINATICKTFVDVMANLKECCPTLTNDDLFYCILSLLHCSKVVIMELMNATSDALKTRKNRIKNKMDQQLFESVFTVDNQ, from the coding sequence ATGGAGGTAAGTCCTGATAGTGCGTTATCTATTTTGGAGTCAATTTCCTCACCACAGAAGCTGTCACGTGCTGATAGAGCGCTTTATGCATTGTTGCTTACACAGGCACGGCATAAGAATTATGTACCTTTAGATGATGATTCGCTGATAAAGACGGCTGTCGATTATTATGGTGACAGAGATAAGAGTTTACGCGCTGCACAGGCTCATTATTATTGGGGCGCCACTTATCGGGATATGGGACGTACCTCCTTTGCGGTAGAAGAATATTTGAAAGCGATTCGACTAATGCCTGAACAAAATGAGTTCTTGGCAATGATATATGATAATTTGGCGGAATGCTATGAGGAAGAAGACTTGGATGATGTAGCAATGGAGGCTTATCGTAAAGCTTATCAGATATTGAAAGGAGGTGTAGGACAAATATATCCATTAAGGGGTATGGCACGTGTTTTTTTGTTGCAAAATGAAAAAGATAGTGCATTGTACTATTATCAGCAAGCTCTTGATTGTGCGGTAGCTGTGCAAGATTCTGCTTTGATGGAGGTACTTTATTATGATTTGGCTACAATCTATAATGAAGAAAAGAACTATATTCAGGCAAATAAGTATGTGTCAAAAGCAATTGAAACAATGGGACAGAATAAGTCAATTGCTTATTTGTTAAAAGCAAAGATTATGCTAAATATGAATAACCTTGATTCTACTAACTATTTTTTTAGCAAAGATATAGATAGACTTGATATTTATGGGAAGGCTATTTGTTACAATGGGATGTATCAGGTAGCAAAAAGAAAAGGAGAATGGAAAGCGGCAGTGGATAATCTTGATACATATGTGATGCTTTATGATTCTATTCAAGGAATATCAGATAACGAAGAGCTTGTTCGGCTTATGGATAATTATCAGTTAGAGGAATATAAAAGGAAGTTGTCTGAACATACTAGAACATTGATAATGAGTTTGGTTGTTGTGTTTATTTCTTTGATGATTATATGCTTGTTTCTTTTTTTGTGGAATGACAGGAAGCGAAAAAAATACTATATAGCTTTACAGCATGAGTTGAATCAAAAGCGAATAGATACTATGTTGTTGAAAGAAGAGACATTTTCAGGATCTAATAAAGAAGATATTAATAAGAAGTTGTCAGAACTGAGAGAGGAGCAACTGCAATTATGTATATCTGTTTTTCAAACTACAGATTGCTATCGTAAATTAGAGGCTTTGGAGAATGCAACTCCTAAGCAATTACTGTTAATGCATAATTTGCGAACGGAAATTAATGCAACTATTTGCAAAACATTTGTTGATGTAATGGCGAATTTGAAAGAATGCTGTCCGACTTTAACTAATGATGACCTGTTTTATTGTATTCTTTCTTTGCTTCATTGCTCCAAAGTGGT